The Coprobacillus cateniformis DNA window TACGTAAAAATTCGGATGAATTAGGAAGATTAGCAGTAGAAGAATTAGAAAGTTCTTCTGAACATATTGCTGATCTTTTACAGATTATTGAGGATGGTGATTTGCCTAAAATTTTATCAGGTTATGCTGATACATCAGAGGCTAGTTTTTATATTGAAAGCAATGGGCAAAGAACAGATTATGGAACAATATCGGGAAGACAGTTATCTAGTGAAGACTATAAGAAATTGAATGACCATTTAGGGACAGTGATAACCTTAAGAGATTCTTCAATGCGCAAATATGCGAAATCATTTCAAATTAATGGACAAAAATACATTATTTTTGTTCAAAAAGATATAGGGAAAAAAGAAATGGTCTTTGTAGATTCGGCTATGATTGCTGTTTTTTGTATGTTAGTTGCAGGGAGTATTACATTCTTGATTATTGCCGATATTATTGTTAAACCAATTTCACGATTAAATAAAGCAACAAATGAATTGTCTAAAGGAAATTATCGTGTTCGTGTTAATTATACAGGTAATGATGAAATTGCCCGATTGAATCGCAGTTTTAATCAAATGGCACAGCAGTTAGCTAAACAGGAAGAAACAAGGCAACAATTTATTTCAGATGTTTCCCATGAGTTTCAAACACCTCTGACTGCTATTCAAGGTTTTGCAACAATATTAAAAAATGAAGAATTGCCATTGGTACAAAGACAAAAATATGCTGATATTATATTGTTTCATAGTAAGCGTTTATCAACCTTATCTAAGAATATGTTACAGTTAACAATTTTGGATGGGGAAGATGTAAAATTAGAAACAAGTGAATTTTCATTAATTGAACAATTAAGTCGTGTTATTGAAACACAAGATAATTTGGCTTTAAGTAAAAATATTGAAATAGAGTTTCAGTTGCCCAAAAATGATATTCGGATTGAAGCGGATGAATCAAGGTTAGAACAGGTTTGGATTAATTTGGTAAATAATGCAATTAAGTATACAAACGAGAATGGTGTTGTGACTATTTCTGTTAAAAAGTCATCTAAAGAAGTTGAAGTGACAATTGAAGATACAGGAGTAGGAATGAGCAAAGAGGCTATTTCTCATATTTTTGAAAGATTTTATCGTCAGGATAAATCAAGAAGTATTGAAGGAAATGGATTAGGATTATCTATTGTCAAAAGAATTATTGATTTACATCGTGGAACAATTGATGTAAAATCCAGAGAGGATGGAGGAAGTAAGTTTATTATTCGTCTTCCTCAGGAAAGAACTTTTCATATTACAGAAAGGTTAATGAAAAAAGACAAGGATAATTCACTTTAGGAAAGGATTTGAATCTATGCATTTAAAAAGAATTGAATTACACGGTTTTAAATCATTTGCTGATAAATCGGTCATAGAATTTCAACCAGGAATTACAGGGATTGTAGGTCCTAATGGATGTGGAAAATCAAACATTAGTGATGCAGTGCGTTGGGTTTTAGGAGAACAGTCAGTCAAGTCGTTACGTGGTTCTAATATGGCAGATGTTATATTTAATGGCAGCGAAGATCGTAAACCTCAAAGTTTGGCAGAAGTGACTTTGGTATTTGATAATGAAGATCGTTTTATGAACTTTGACTATAATGAGGTTGAAATTACGAGACGTCTCTATCGCCAAAATAATGAAGCAGAGTATTTAATTAATAAAGAACCATGTCGTTTAAAAGATATTGTTGATTTGATTATGGATACAGGACTTGGAAGAGATTCTTTATCAATTATATCTCAAGGAAATATTTCTACTTTTGCTGATAGTAAACCAGAAGAAAGACGTGGAATGTTTGAAGAAGCTGCTGGTGTTGCAAAATATAAAAAACGTAAACTAGAATCTATCCGTAAGCTAGAAAGAACCAAAGATAATCTAGATCGTGTTGAAGATATTTGTTTAGAACTCGAAAAACAAATTGCTCCTTTAAAGAGACAAAAAGAAAAAGCAGAGGTTTATTTAGAACTTAAAGATCAATTACAGTCTATCGAAGTGAGTGTTTTGGTTAAAGAAATAGAAAATTTATCTGAATCTTTGAAAGACCTTAATGTATCTCTGGATTTTTTAGATAAAGAGAAAGTGACAATTGATGGACAAATCCTTTTAAATGAACAGCAGAATGAAACATTAAAGAAAAAAATGTATGATTTAGATCAAGAGGTTAATGGATTACAAGGTCAACTTTTAACAGCAATGAATAATGTGAATGAATTAGAAACGCAAAAAGTAGAGATTGATACAAATCGTAAGCATATCCTTGAGAATACAGATAAAGAAGATCTGCAGGCACGTATTGCTCAAATGAAGGCTATTTTACAGGATGCTGTGAATGAATATAATGATCGTGTTCATCGTTATAATGAAACTAAAGAAGAAAAAATGGATTTAGAAGCATCACAGGAACGCAATCGTAATGATATGATGGCTCTTAGACAAAATATAGAAAACTTAAATTTACAATTACATAATAATCGTGCACGTAAAGAACAATTAATTGATGTGGTCGAAAATAAATCTGGTTATAGTTATGGGGTTCGTTCGGTTATGAAAGCGAGGCAATCTTTAAATGGCATTATTGGTGTGCTTGGAGATTTATTAGAAAGCGACCCAGAATATGAACTGGCATTGTCAACTGCGCTTGGGAATGCTGTTCAGTTTGTTGTGACCAAAACAGATGAAGGTGCAAGAGATGCCATTCGTTTCCTAAAAGACAATAAATCAGGACGTGCCACATTCTTACCAGTAGAAACAATGCAAGCCAGAAGAATTAGAGAAGAACATCAGGTTGTATGTCAAAACACATCAGGATATTTAGGTGTGATGAGTGATTTTGTGAGATATAATACACCAATTGATAGTGTTGTTTTGAATCAATTGGGGCATATTATTCTTGTTGACACATTAGAACATGCATCAGCCTTATCACGTGCAACTTTTGCAAGATATAAGGTTGTCACATTAGATGGCGAAGTTGTGAATGTTGGAGGTTCTTTGACTGGAGGAAGTTATAAACAACAATCTTCATCGTTTGCTAGTAAACGTGAATTAGAAATGATTAAAGAGGTTATTGAATCGCAAGAAAAAGAAATGACTGAGAAAAAATCAAAATTAAATGATTTAGATAACATGGCACGTGAAATTTCTCATAATTTACTACAAAAACAAATGTCATTTGCCAAATTAGAAGTTGTTGTGACGAACAAGAAAAGTGATTTACAAGTCGCTAAAAGTGAGTATGAGAATTTAACAAATCGGAGTATTGAGTTATCTGAGATTCAAAGTGGGGCTCAGGATAATCAACTAATTAATGAATTAAATGAAGCTAAAAAACGTCGTGACCGTTTAACTGAAGCTATTCAGGCTAAACGTGAATTACGTATGAGTTTTGTTAATGAGAATGATAAGATTGAAGAAACCCTTAGGGCTTCACGTTCACATTTACGTGAAATTCAATCAGATATGACACAAAAACAGATTGAAAAGGCAAAACAAGAAACAGAGTTATCAAACTATTTGTTGCGTTTAAATGACGAATACAAAATGACTTATGAATATGCTAAGGAAGAATTAGCA harbors:
- a CDS encoding sensor histidine kinase, translated to MKSIYGKLILGFLVSILFSFSIAGYFSLRKNSDELGRLAVEELESSSEHIADLLQIIEDGDLPKILSGYADTSEASFYIESNGQRTDYGTISGRQLSSEDYKKLNDHLGTVITLRDSSMRKYAKSFQINGQKYIIFVQKDIGKKEMVFVDSAMIAVFCMLVAGSITFLIIADIIVKPISRLNKATNELSKGNYRVRVNYTGNDEIARLNRSFNQMAQQLAKQEETRQQFISDVSHEFQTPLTAIQGFATILKNEELPLVQRQKYADIILFHSKRLSTLSKNMLQLTILDGEDVKLETSEFSLIEQLSRVIETQDNLALSKNIEIEFQLPKNDIRIEADESRLEQVWINLVNNAIKYTNENGVVTISVKKSSKEVEVTIEDTGVGMSKEAISHIFERFYRQDKSRSIEGNGLGLSIVKRIIDLHRGTIDVKSREDGGSKFIIRLPQERTFHITERLMKKDKDNSL
- a CDS encoding chromosome segregation protein SMC; the protein is MHLKRIELHGFKSFADKSVIEFQPGITGIVGPNGCGKSNISDAVRWVLGEQSVKSLRGSNMADVIFNGSEDRKPQSLAEVTLVFDNEDRFMNFDYNEVEITRRLYRQNNEAEYLINKEPCRLKDIVDLIMDTGLGRDSLSIISQGNISTFADSKPEERRGMFEEAAGVAKYKKRKLESIRKLERTKDNLDRVEDICLELEKQIAPLKRQKEKAEVYLELKDQLQSIEVSVLVKEIENLSESLKDLNVSLDFLDKEKVTIDGQILLNEQQNETLKKKMYDLDQEVNGLQGQLLTAMNNVNELETQKVEIDTNRKHILENTDKEDLQARIAQMKAILQDAVNEYNDRVHRYNETKEEKMDLEASQERNRNDMMALRQNIENLNLQLHNNRARKEQLIDVVENKSGYSYGVRSVMKARQSLNGIIGVLGDLLESDPEYELALSTALGNAVQFVVTKTDEGARDAIRFLKDNKSGRATFLPVETMQARRIREEHQVVCQNTSGYLGVMSDFVRYNTPIDSVVLNQLGHIILVDTLEHASALSRATFARYKVVTLDGEVVNVGGSLTGGSYKQQSSSFASKRELEMIKEVIESQEKEMTEKKSKLNDLDNMAREISHNLLQKQMSFAKLEVVVTNKKSDLQVAKSEYENLTNRSIELSEIQSGAQDNQLINELNEAKKRRDRLTEAIQAKRELRMSFVNENDKIEETLRASRSHLREIQSDMTQKQIEKAKQETELSNYLLRLNDEYKMTYEYAKEELATEVNMHEAKETVRLLRHKIDSLGNVNLQAIEDYQDVSTRYESLNTQRLDLISAQDSILKAIDEMDEIMVTRFSETFEKINKEFNIVFRNLFGGGRAELRYSDPDNILETGIDIDVQPPGKAVQNITLFSGGEKALIAISCLFAILRVRPVPMCILDEVEAALDVANVERFAKYLKEFSSETQFIVVTHREGTMEECDLLYGATMQQKGVTKLVSVKLKDAIDLAQTA